In Prochlorococcus marinus str. MIT 1214, one DNA window encodes the following:
- a CDS encoding DMT family transporter, with protein MREKLLTNKLNIEKNFKGIRFLIGSGFAFSLMTVCVKAIGGRIPISELVFARATISIIITRFYLYKNNINPWGYQKKLLIIRGLLGTVALFCIFKALTILPIATATVIQYIYPTFTVICAYIILKEYILRRIVYSIIIGWIGIVLVSQPEFTSNSNIQETILAIIIAIFGALMTSLAYICVRKLSSKEHPLVIIYYFPLVSIPLSIPFIISDFVLPSGTDWFWIIGIGIFTQIGQLCITEGLRLLPAGQATSLNYSQVIFASIWGVLIFQEKITSSIYLGGFCVLISTIISMSASKRTQSKI; from the coding sequence TTGAGAGAAAAACTACTTACCAATAAATTAAATATAGAAAAAAATTTTAAAGGGATCAGATTTTTAATAGGAAGCGGTTTTGCATTTAGCCTTATGACTGTTTGTGTGAAGGCGATTGGGGGAAGGATCCCTATTTCAGAACTTGTATTTGCTCGAGCTACAATAAGTATAATAATAACAAGATTTTACTTATATAAAAATAACATTAACCCTTGGGGATATCAGAAAAAATTATTAATCATAAGGGGTTTACTAGGAACAGTTGCACTATTCTGTATTTTCAAAGCTCTTACAATATTACCTATTGCAACGGCAACAGTAATACAATACATTTATCCAACTTTTACAGTGATATGTGCTTACATAATTTTAAAGGAATATATATTAAGAAGAATAGTATATTCAATCATTATTGGTTGGATAGGAATTGTTTTAGTTAGTCAGCCGGAATTCACCAGCAACAGTAATATTCAAGAGACAATATTAGCAATAATCATTGCAATATTTGGTGCGCTGATGACATCATTGGCATATATATGTGTAAGGAAGCTTTCTTCCAAAGAACACCCTCTTGTAATAATTTACTACTTTCCTTTGGTCTCTATCCCCTTATCTATTCCTTTTATTATTAGTGATTTTGTATTACCTTCTGGTACAGATTGGTTCTGGATAATAGGTATTGGTATTTTTACACAGATTGGACAACTCTGTATAACAGAGGGGTTAAGACTACTACCAGCTGGCCAAGCAACTTCACTAAATTATTCACAAGTTATATTTGCAAGTATATGGGGAGTATTGATATTTCAAGAAAAAATAACAAGTTCAATATACTTAGGTGGATTTTGCGTTCTTATTTCTACTATTATTAGTATGAGTGCATCCAAGAGAACACAATCAAAAATATGA
- a CDS encoding serine hydroxymethyltransferase — protein MEFIEFIDRTEVEIIRVIEKAGYKTAENTKLCLLGENYVGFFNRVKKEIIICTNNAKKREGYTHLRKKNKDVFERTALHIKKALRHEAIHVAQECNNGKLLKIDRKLSMNPSKINAFNGSIRISREEEKERQAYILEDKPRLVKNELIKYCL, from the coding sequence GTGGAGTTCATAGAATTTATAGATAGAACAGAAGTAGAAATAATAAGGGTGATTGAAAAGGCGGGATATAAGACAGCAGAAAATACAAAATTATGTTTGTTAGGTGAGAACTATGTGGGTTTTTTTAATCGCGTAAAAAAGGAAATTATTATTTGTACAAATAACGCAAAGAAGCGAGAAGGATATACGCATCTAAGAAAGAAAAATAAGGATGTGTTTGAAAGAACAGCCTTACATATAAAAAAAGCTTTAAGACATGAAGCTATTCATGTCGCACAAGAGTGCAATAATGGAAAGTTATTAAAAATAGATAGAAAGCTATCAATGAATCCATCAAAGATAAATGCTTTTAATGGATCTATTAGAATATCCAGAGAGGAAGAAAAAGAAAGACAAGCATATATATTAGAAGATAAACCAAGATTAGTAAAAAATGAATTAATAAAATATTGTCTATAA
- a CDS encoding Y-family DNA polymerase, whose amino-acid sequence MSKVILQIDGNNFYASCEQMIDPSIKGKGLVVLSNNDGCIIARSSEARRMGIPMGQPYFKLKNKLNQLNINVRSSNYELYGDISNRLMQLLRKNCEELEIYSIDEAFGTIKRPKEKCLYKWGKDLRALVYQNIGIPISIGIGETKVLSKISNHLAKKIQTNSGIFDIGLVENKDHYLDLINIDKVWGIGKRMSKWLKDRGITNARELRDMSSDQIKGKYGVVGLRIQNELKGNLCIPIKENSSDRKEICVSRSFAHPIDSLDDLSQAIIKYVLIASAKLRKYNQLSSAITLFTNTNTHSKDFFRSEATAKISVPTSNSKIMIEKSLLLTKEIFKPYKKFIKAGVILHKLQSNQYKQNLIFDAQNIKEELYRQRLDNVIDNINSKNGIDTINWGSSMMDTEWRPRRKNLSSIKTTNIENIPTIYAN is encoded by the coding sequence ATGTCCAAAGTAATACTTCAAATTGATGGGAATAATTTCTATGCTTCGTGTGAACAAATGATCGATCCTTCCATAAAAGGAAAGGGATTAGTAGTACTTTCGAATAATGATGGATGCATAATAGCTCGCAGTTCAGAGGCCAGAAGAATGGGAATTCCTATGGGACAGCCTTATTTCAAGTTAAAAAATAAACTAAATCAATTAAATATAAATGTAAGAAGTTCAAATTACGAACTTTACGGTGATATAAGTAATCGATTAATGCAACTACTAAGAAAAAATTGTGAAGAACTGGAAATTTACTCTATAGATGAAGCGTTTGGAACTATAAAACGTCCAAAAGAAAAGTGCTTATACAAATGGGGAAAAGATTTAAGGGCTTTGGTTTATCAAAACATAGGAATACCAATATCTATTGGTATTGGTGAGACAAAAGTTCTATCAAAAATTTCTAATCATCTAGCAAAAAAAATACAAACGAATTCAGGCATATTTGATATAGGTCTTGTTGAAAATAAAGATCATTATCTTGATCTAATTAATATAGATAAAGTTTGGGGTATCGGCAAAAGGATGTCTAAATGGCTAAAAGACAGAGGCATCACTAATGCGAGAGAACTTAGAGATATGTCAAGCGACCAAATTAAAGGAAAGTATGGTGTAGTTGGTCTACGCATTCAAAATGAATTAAAAGGAAACCTCTGTATCCCTATAAAAGAGAACTCATCAGATCGAAAAGAAATCTGCGTAAGCAGGAGTTTTGCACATCCCATAGATAGCTTAGATGATTTGAGCCAAGCAATTATTAAATACGTTTTAATCGCAAGTGCTAAGTTGCGAAAATACAATCAATTATCTTCAGCTATTACGCTTTTTACGAATACAAATACTCATTCAAAAGATTTTTTTAGGAGTGAAGCAACAGCAAAAATAAGCGTTCCAACTTCTAACTCAAAGATCATGATTGAAAAAAGTCTATTACTAACAAAAGAAATTTTTAAACCATATAAAAAATTTATAAAAGCAGGTGTAATATTGCATAAACTTCAAAGCAATCAATATAAACAAAACCTAATATTTGATGCACAGAATATTAAAGAAGAATTATACCGACAGAGACTGGATAATGTAATAGATAATATTAATTCGAAAAATGGTATAGATACAATAAATTGGGGATCATCAATGATGGATACAGAATGGAGACCCCGAAGAAAAAATCTATCTAGTATAAAAACAACAAATATAGAAAATATTCCAACTATATATGCTAATTAG
- a CDS encoding cAMP phosphodiesterase → MNYKSLIFSIVFICTGSTSILADEYQRGYSSSKTCTRNEYREEYIPGTRKDPGYVKKWEETVEVPCPGAGSTFDNNEFDNNDCSEGKIAGGILGAGFATAISRGKDRWWAIPAGLVGGSMVGCQIDGG, encoded by the coding sequence ATGAATTATAAATCTTTAATTTTTTCAATAGTTTTTATTTGCACTGGATCAACATCGATTCTTGCAGATGAATATCAGCGAGGCTACTCTTCTAGTAAAACTTGCACGAGAAACGAATATAGAGAAGAATATATTCCTGGGACAAGAAAAGATCCTGGATATGTCAAAAAATGGGAGGAAACAGTTGAAGTTCCTTGCCCAGGTGCTGGATCAACATTCGATAACAATGAATTCGATAACAATGATTGCTCTGAAGGCAAAATTGCAGGAGGGATTTTAGGAGCTGGCTTCGCTACAGCAATATCCAGAGGAAAAGATCGTTGGTGGGCAATTCCTGCTGGTTTGGTAGGAGGGTCAATGGTTGGATGTCAGATTGATGGTGGTTGA
- the ruvA gene encoding Holliday junction branch migration protein RuvA has protein sequence MISWLKGEKVHTWKISSRKGVVLNVGGVGYEIQLLPKQIDKAEFLNEFELWIHQIDREDGTSLYGFIEVNQRDLFREIISVNGIGPQIGMAMLEEFEVPQLVNAIENKESNLLTKTQGIGKRIAERLIVELRNKLQRFTDNDKTIHENKNDIEANQFSKYIDEIYLILNSLGYVDNEIKESIKIITINEKENSLLLNSSSAEEKAELMDKHLKEILMKLSEKST, from the coding sequence ATGATTAGCTGGTTAAAAGGCGAAAAAGTTCATACTTGGAAAATATCCTCAAGAAAAGGAGTCGTTCTAAATGTTGGTGGTGTTGGCTATGAAATACAACTATTACCAAAACAAATAGATAAAGCTGAATTTTTAAATGAGTTTGAATTATGGATTCATCAAATAGATCGTGAAGATGGCACAAGTTTATATGGTTTTATAGAGGTTAATCAAAGAGATCTATTTCGAGAAATCATCAGTGTAAATGGAATAGGCCCTCAAATAGGTATGGCTATGTTAGAGGAATTTGAAGTTCCTCAATTAGTTAATGCAATAGAAAATAAAGAATCTAATTTATTAACAAAAACCCAAGGCATAGGTAAAAGAATTGCAGAGAGATTAATAGTTGAGCTAAGAAATAAACTTCAAAGATTTACAGATAATGATAAAACAATTCATGAAAACAAAAATGACATAGAGGCTAATCAATTCTCCAAATATATTGATGAAATATATTTAATTCTAAATTCACTTGGCTATGTAGATAATGAAATAAAAGAATCAATTAAAATAATCACAATCAATGAAAAAGAAAATTCTTTGTTATTGAATTCTTCATCTGCAGAAGAAAAAGCAGAGCTAATG
- a CDS encoding 23S rRNA (pseudouridine(1915)-N(3))-methyltransferase RlmH: protein MLNISHYKIIAIGKIRKKWIQEGIEMYLKRLPGLEVKEIKDSTQLKEEHTIKEIISKNEFLVTLNENGQSFTSKELATKLLNSHNQNITFVIGGASGLTSSLNNLASWQLSLSPLTFPHEIARLLLIEQLYRAKTITQGGPYHKE from the coding sequence ATGCTTAATATTTCACACTATAAAATCATTGCTATAGGAAAAATAAGAAAAAAGTGGATTCAAGAGGGTATAGAAATGTACCTAAAAAGATTACCTGGTTTAGAAGTTAAAGAAATTAAAGACAGCACACAATTAAAAGAAGAACATACGATCAAAGAAATTATCAGCAAAAATGAATTTCTGGTAACTCTTAACGAAAATGGTCAATCATTTACATCAAAAGAACTAGCAACAAAACTTCTAAATTCTCACAATCAAAATATTACTTTTGTTATTGGAGGTGCTTCAGGTCTTACCTCTTCCCTTAACAATTTAGCCTCTTGGCAATTAAGTCTTTCACCTCTAACTTTTCCGCATGAAATAGCTCGCCTATTACTAATAGAACAGCTCTACCGCGCAAAAACAATCACCCAAGGAGGCCCTTACCACAAGGAATAA
- the rsmA gene encoding 16S rRNA (adenine(1518)-N(6)/adenine(1519)-N(6))-dimethyltransferase RsmA — translation MCGDNTLNDFRHIPRKRFGQHWLKDQGVLDQIVKAAELNPEDCVLEVGPGKGALTEKLIESQARFIQAIELDRDLVIGLKKRFHHQNKFSLREGDVLSAPLDAENGLTINKVVANIPYNITGPLLKRLIGELRKAPENSFETLVLLMQKEVAQRLLARPGNSNFSALSVRIQLLAKCQDVCDVPSICFQPAPKVDSKVVMIKPFASIDPDFYEVGNLLEKLLKHAFAGRRKKLRNTIGSFVTSNDQIKEFFAYRGISLDQRPQEISPSNWFGLAKALKETCVIENGTFQSK, via the coding sequence ATGTGTGGTGATAACACTTTGAATGATTTTAGGCACATCCCAAGAAAACGCTTTGGACAACATTGGTTGAAAGATCAGGGCGTTTTGGATCAAATAGTCAAGGCGGCCGAATTGAATCCTGAAGATTGCGTATTAGAAGTTGGTCCAGGTAAAGGTGCTTTAACAGAAAAATTAATTGAATCCCAAGCAAGATTTATCCAGGCAATTGAGCTAGATAGAGATTTAGTCATTGGTTTGAAAAAGCGTTTTCATCATCAAAATAAATTTAGTTTGAGAGAGGGAGATGTTCTATCTGCCCCACTGGATGCTGAGAATGGACTCACTATCAACAAAGTTGTAGCTAATATTCCATACAACATCACCGGTCCACTATTAAAAAGATTGATTGGTGAATTAAGAAAAGCGCCTGAAAATAGTTTTGAAACTTTAGTTTTACTTATGCAAAAAGAAGTTGCACAAAGACTTTTAGCTAGACCTGGGAATAGCAATTTTAGTGCTTTAAGTGTACGGATCCAGCTTTTGGCTAAATGTCAGGACGTATGTGATGTGCCTTCTATATGTTTTCAACCAGCACCGAAGGTGGATTCTAAAGTAGTCATGATTAAGCCCTTTGCATCTATTGATCCAGATTTTTATGAGGTAGGGAATTTATTAGAGAAACTTTTGAAACATGCTTTTGCTGGTAGAAGAAAAAAATTACGAAACACGATTGGAAGTTTTGTTACTTCCAACGATCAAATAAAGGAATTTTTCGCCTACAGAGGTATTAGTCTTGATCAAAGACCACAGGAAATTTCACCTTCCAATTGGTTCGGCTTGGCAAAAGCTTTAAAAGAAACTTGTGTTATTGAAAATGGTACCTTCCAAAGCAAATGA
- a CDS encoding LexA family protein — MGSNRSRSSSTEGLSSLLIPTISAGFPSPAEDYIELGIDLNKYLIKNPISTFFLRVSGNSMNNAGIYNNDLLIIDRSINPNPGHIVVALLDGEFTLKRLIKKQDSYYLKADKENYPAINLYEYIDIQIWGVAIYSIHELQQSKV, encoded by the coding sequence ATGGGTTCAAATCGCTCTCGCTCTTCATCAACAGAAGGCTTGTCGTCACTATTAATTCCAACTATTTCTGCAGGCTTTCCTTCTCCTGCGGAAGACTACATAGAGCTCGGTATCGATCTAAACAAATACTTAATCAAGAATCCAATAAGTACCTTCTTTCTACGTGTAAGCGGTAATTCAATGAATAACGCAGGAATTTATAACAACGATTTATTAATCATAGATCGCAGTATAAACCCAAATCCTGGGCATATTGTAGTTGCTCTCTTGGATGGAGAATTCACATTAAAAAGACTTATCAAAAAGCAAGATAGTTATTATCTGAAAGCAGATAAAGAAAATTATCCAGCAATAAACTTATATGAATATATAGATATACAAATATGGGGAGTAGCGATTTATTCGATACATGAACTACAACAATCAAAAGTCTAA
- the ispE gene encoding 4-(cytidine 5'-diphospho)-2-C-methyl-D-erythritol kinase translates to MVPSKANEDFLIANAHAKINLHLEVLGIRSDGFHELAMVMQSINLSDQLKMIKRVDNTINLKSNNKEISNGDDNLIIKAAKLLRNKVENQELGVDIELEKNIPIGAGLAGGSTDAAATLLGLNKLWKLNLKTDELENLSKEIGSDIPFCISGGRQICFGRGEILEKLKFDQIQLGLILVKDPSIQVSTPVAYKKYKEQFGESYLEDDRDFEIKRNSIRSIDWSDQSLFDNRKEIQNDLQKSVRPMTPEVEKSLNLLSRLPDSRLVSMSGSGPSCFALFQNYDQANKVLKEHVNEFERAGLSAWACSMMSNGVELRNEFT, encoded by the coding sequence ATGGTACCTTCCAAAGCAAATGAAGATTTTCTTATCGCAAATGCACATGCAAAAATTAATCTACATTTAGAGGTTTTAGGTATTAGGAGCGATGGCTTTCATGAATTAGCAATGGTCATGCAAAGTATTAATTTAAGTGATCAATTGAAGATGATAAAAAGAGTAGATAATACTATTAATCTAAAATCTAATAATAAAGAAATTAGTAATGGTGACGATAATCTAATAATAAAAGCTGCAAAGCTGTTGAGAAATAAAGTAGAAAATCAAGAATTAGGTGTTGATATTGAACTTGAGAAAAACATTCCTATTGGAGCAGGATTGGCAGGGGGATCTACAGATGCAGCTGCAACATTACTTGGATTAAATAAACTTTGGAAGCTAAATCTTAAGACTGATGAATTAGAGAACCTATCAAAAGAAATAGGATCAGATATCCCTTTTTGCATATCAGGAGGGAGGCAAATATGTTTTGGTAGAGGTGAAATTTTAGAAAAATTGAAATTTGATCAAATTCAGTTAGGTCTTATTTTGGTTAAAGACCCTTCAATACAAGTATCTACTCCAGTTGCATACAAAAAATATAAAGAGCAGTTTGGTGAAAGCTATCTTGAAGATGATAGGGATTTTGAAATCAAAAGAAACTCTATTAGATCTATTGACTGGTCTGATCAGTCGCTTTTTGATAATCGTAAAGAAATACAAAATGATTTACAAAAAAGCGTTCGCCCTATGACACCAGAGGTTGAGAAGTCATTGAATTTATTGTCTAGGTTGCCAGATTCACGTCTTGTTTCAATGAGTGGTTCTGGTCCAAGTTGCTTTGCCTTGTTTCAAAATTATGACCAAGCAAATAAAGTACTCAAAGAACATGTTAATGAATTTGAAAGGGCTGGTTTATCAGCTTGGGCATGTTCAATGATGTCTAATGGAGTTGAATTAAGAAATGAATTCACCTAG
- the dnaG gene encoding DNA primase, with amino-acid sequence MASARLHPKTIESVKERVDIVDVVGEHVVLKKKGKEYVGICPFHDDSKPSMSVIPGKQFYYCFSCGAGGNAIKFLMEFQRQSFSDVVLELAKKYQVPIDTIEGPQQERLKQQLSRRDTLYRVLKTATGWFRNQLNSPCGENALNYLKNKRNLSDGTLINFELGFAPDNWDSLLKYFVDIEKVSVEILESAGLIVPRKGGNGFYDRFRNRIIVPIHDRQKRVIGFGGRSLDGSEPKYLNSPETEIFEKGKNLFGFDKSTLSIRKKDYAVVVEGYFDVMALHDSGITNVVASLGTALSRNQITLLSRATDSKKILLNFDSDNAGIRAANRAISEVENLAIQGQLDLRVLQLPSGKDPDEFLKDNSPSEYEALAAKSPLWMDWQIDQSLKDLDLSKSDQFQEAVSSLVSLLGKLPQTAIRTHYLQKVAQRLSGGQGRFALKLEEDLRNQISGQRWHGRSKKIDKPQEISLRERSEADILFTYIHCPNYRSFIRYELRLRDLDDFAINHHRAIWSTISNIEEKIFGPEIVEKINRFNDSNNILADVDLIKKLLDNFLSSDNEHLPKLTPLLDVNELRLATLNDPESLIRGALAALEKQKSLKRCRHLIDAWSSQRLQTLENCIASLIVQEKSEPSDSSDMEQRVISMFEELNNDAINFQQLYYAERKHILNLDQQRCYK; translated from the coding sequence ATGGCTTCTGCTCGACTACATCCTAAGACAATTGAGTCTGTAAAAGAGCGCGTAGATATTGTTGATGTTGTTGGTGAACACGTCGTTTTAAAGAAAAAAGGTAAAGAATATGTTGGAATATGTCCTTTTCATGATGATAGTAAACCTTCAATGTCAGTAATTCCTGGCAAGCAATTTTATTATTGTTTTTCATGTGGAGCTGGTGGAAATGCAATTAAATTCTTAATGGAGTTTCAGAGACAAAGTTTTAGTGATGTTGTTCTTGAGCTGGCTAAGAAATATCAAGTACCAATTGATACGATTGAAGGACCTCAACAAGAAAGACTCAAGCAACAGCTTTCACGTAGAGATACCCTTTATCGTGTTTTAAAAACCGCTACTGGTTGGTTTAGAAATCAATTGAATTCTCCATGTGGAGAAAATGCACTTAATTACCTTAAGAATAAGCGTAATTTAAGTGATGGAACTTTAATCAATTTTGAACTTGGTTTTGCTCCAGATAATTGGGATTCACTACTTAAATATTTTGTAGACATAGAAAAAGTCAGTGTTGAAATCCTTGAATCAGCGGGATTGATTGTTCCTCGAAAGGGTGGTAATGGTTTCTATGACAGATTTCGCAATCGAATAATTGTTCCTATTCACGACAGGCAAAAAAGAGTTATTGGTTTCGGCGGACGAAGTCTTGATGGTTCAGAACCTAAGTATTTAAATTCACCTGAGACTGAAATCTTTGAAAAAGGAAAAAATCTTTTTGGTTTTGATAAATCCACACTTTCCATTAGGAAAAAAGATTATGCAGTTGTTGTAGAGGGATATTTTGATGTGATGGCACTTCATGATTCGGGTATTACAAATGTTGTCGCTTCTTTAGGAACAGCATTAAGTCGCAATCAAATAACGCTTCTTTCTCGTGCCACCGATAGTAAAAAGATTCTCTTAAATTTTGACTCAGATAATGCTGGAATCCGTGCGGCTAATAGAGCCATTAGTGAAGTAGAAAACCTCGCTATTCAAGGTCAACTAGATTTACGAGTCCTTCAATTACCTTCAGGTAAAGATCCAGATGAATTTCTTAAGGATAATTCTCCATCCGAATATGAAGCATTAGCGGCAAAATCACCTCTTTGGATGGATTGGCAAATTGATCAATCATTGAAGGATTTAGATTTAAGTAAATCTGATCAATTTCAGGAAGCCGTTAGCAGCTTAGTAAGTCTCCTTGGAAAGCTTCCTCAAACTGCAATAAGAACTCATTATCTACAGAAGGTTGCTCAGCGTCTTAGTGGAGGTCAAGGTAGATTCGCTCTAAAACTAGAGGAGGATTTACGTAATCAAATAAGTGGTCAAAGATGGCACGGTCGCTCGAAAAAAATTGATAAGCCTCAAGAAATTAGTCTCAGAGAAAGAAGTGAGGCAGATATACTTTTTACTTATATTCACTGTCCTAATTACAGATCTTTTATTCGTTATGAACTTCGCTTAAGGGATCTTGATGATTTTGCGATTAATCATCATCGTGCAATATGGTCTACAATAAGTAACATTGAGGAAAAGATTTTTGGTCCTGAAATTGTTGAGAAGATTAATCGTTTTAATGATTCTAATAATATTTTAGCTGATGTTGATTTAATTAAAAAGTTGTTAGATAATTTCCTATCCAGTGATAATGAGCATCTTCCTAAACTTACTCCTTTACTAGATGTTAATGAACTTCGTTTGGCAACATTAAATGACCCCGAGTCGCTCATCCGTGGGGCCCTGGCTGCTCTTGAAAAGCAAAAATCCTTAAAACGTTGTAGACATTTAATTGATGCATGGAGTTCTCAAAGATTGCAAACTCTTGAGAACTGTATAGCCTCTCTTATTGTTCAGGAAAAATCTGAGCCTAGCGATTCATCTGATATGGAACAGAGAGTTATTAGCATGTTTGAAGAATTAAATAATGATGCTATCAATTTTCAACAGCTTTACTATGCCGAGAGAAAACACATACTTAATCTAGATCAACAGAGATGTTATAAATAA
- a CDS encoding DUF3082 domain-containing protein yields the protein MNSPSNGFKNESDELANQSSSSLDPNSPEPQKGPISFLSGSITSLSFSMLSLFISKKIVLYFSIHTPNYSSPIAQSIASGFKTLIIGISFLATFTFGFIGLGLFLVFIRSLIEGNKDKTD from the coding sequence ATGAATTCACCTAGTAATGGGTTTAAAAATGAATCTGATGAATTAGCTAATCAATCATCAAGTTCTTTAGATCCCAATAGCCCTGAACCACAGAAAGGCCCCATAAGCTTTCTCTCAGGTTCGATTACAAGTTTATCTTTTAGCATGTTAAGCCTTTTTATTAGTAAAAAAATAGTTTTATATTTTTCGATCCATACTCCTAATTATTCTTCTCCCATTGCTCAGAGTATTGCTTCTGGTTTTAAAACACTAATTATTGGAATTAGTTTTCTTGCAACTTTTACCTTTGGTTTTATTGGACTTGGTTTGTTTTTAGTATTTATTCGAAGTTTAATAGAAGGCAACAAGGACAAAACTGACTAG
- a CDS encoding alpha-ketoacid dehydrogenase subunit beta, protein MKGTLLFNALREAIDEEMDRDPLVCVMGEDVGQYGGSYKVTKDLYEKYGEFRVLDTPIAENSFTGMAVGAAMTGLRPIVEGMNMGFLLLAFNQISNNMGMLRYTSGGNFTIPTVVRGPGGVGRQLGAEHSQRLEAYFHAVPGIKIVACSTPTNAKGLMKAAIRDNNPVLFFEHVLLYNLTEELPEGDYVCALDQADLVKQGSDITILTYSRMRHHCLKAVELLEGKGIDVELIDLISLKPFDMETISKSIRKTHRVIIVEECMKTGGIAAELMSLITENCFDDLDSPPVRLSSQDIPTPYNGNLENLTIIQPHQIVDAAENIINNGGVD, encoded by the coding sequence GTGAAAGGGACTCTTTTATTTAATGCTCTTCGTGAAGCAATTGATGAAGAAATGGACAGAGATCCTTTGGTATGTGTAATGGGTGAGGATGTTGGACAATATGGAGGCTCTTATAAAGTTACGAAAGATTTGTATGAAAAATATGGTGAGTTCAGGGTATTAGATACACCAATTGCTGAAAATAGTTTTACTGGTATGGCTGTTGGCGCTGCCATGACTGGTTTAAGACCAATTGTTGAAGGGATGAATATGGGTTTTTTGTTGCTTGCCTTTAATCAAATATCCAACAATATGGGAATGCTTAGATATACGAGCGGTGGAAATTTCACTATTCCAACAGTTGTTAGAGGTCCTGGTGGAGTTGGAAGGCAATTAGGTGCTGAACACAGTCAAAGACTTGAAGCCTATTTTCATGCAGTTCCTGGCATCAAAATTGTGGCTTGTAGTACTCCCACGAATGCTAAAGGCCTAATGAAAGCTGCTATTAGAGATAATAATCCTGTTCTTTTCTTTGAACATGTTCTTTTATATAACCTCACTGAAGAACTGCCTGAGGGTGATTATGTCTGCGCCTTAGATCAAGCCGATCTTGTAAAGCAAGGAAGTGACATTACGATTTTAACTTATTCGAGAATGCGTCACCACTGTTTGAAAGCAGTTGAGCTTCTTGAAGGGAAAGGAATTGATGTTGAATTGATTGATTTAATAAGTCTTAAGCCTTTTGACATGGAAACAATATCTAAATCTATAAGAAAAACTCATAGAGTAATTATTGTTGAAGAATGTATGAAAACAGGTGGAATTGCTGCTGAGTTAATGTCTTTGATTACTGAGAATTGCTTCGATGATTTAGATTCTCCTCCTGTTCGTTTAAGCAGTCAGGATATTCCAACGCCTTATAATGGAAATTTAGAAAATTTAACTATTATTCAACCTCATCAGATAGTTGATGCTGCGGAAAATATTATTAATAATGGTGGAGTAGATTAA